A stretch of Pseudolysobacter antarcticus DNA encodes these proteins:
- a CDS encoding response regulator gives MNETAHILVIEDEVKLAALLHDYLVAANYRVSVLDSGAGASVWVRENTPSAILLDLMLPDKDGLSVCREIREFSSVPILIVTARVEEIDRLVGLELGADDYICKPFSPREVVARVKAVLRRSSLRNAGSGTALIAALELDEARFEIRVHGQRVVLTPVEFRLLKKLIAHPGQVFSRQQLINASYLDHRIVSDRTVDSHIKNLRHKLIAAGADAISSVYGVGYRLEWNADAAA, from the coding sequence ATGAACGAAACCGCGCATATTCTGGTGATTGAAGACGAAGTCAAACTCGCGGCGCTGCTGCACGACTATCTTGTCGCCGCAAATTATAGGGTCAGCGTGCTCGACAGCGGCGCGGGCGCCAGTGTTTGGGTACGCGAAAATACACCGTCGGCGATCTTGCTTGATCTGATGCTGCCGGACAAAGACGGCTTGAGTGTATGCCGCGAAATTCGTGAATTTTCGTCGGTGCCGATTCTGATCGTGACCGCGCGAGTCGAGGAAATCGATCGCTTGGTCGGACTCGAACTCGGCGCCGACGACTACATCTGCAAACCGTTCAGTCCACGCGAAGTAGTGGCACGAGTCAAGGCAGTATTGCGCCGCAGCAGCTTGCGCAATGCGGGCTCTGGTACCGCGTTAATCGCCGCGCTGGAACTTGACGAAGCGCGCTTCGAAATCCGCGTGCATGGCCAACGCGTCGTGCTCACACCGGTGGAATTTCGTCTGCTGAAAAAACTCATCGCCCACCCCGGGCAGGTGTTCTCGCGCCAGCAATTGATCAACGCGTCATATCTGGATCATCGCATCGTCAGCGACCGCACCGTCGACAGCCACATCAAGAATCTGCGCCACAAGCTGATCGCCGCCGGCGCCGATGCGATCAGCTCGGTCTACGGCGTGGGATATCGCCTGGAATGGAATGCGGACGCCGCGGCATAA
- a CDS encoding ATP-binding protein → MRLRLWLRLFLVFATLSVAALGGFVVWQQHSFRRGFRDYLDQVALDRLGNVSTLLAAQYAVHGDWEFLRHDPRQLNRLLDPDREHADPRPPPPPADEPPPRDGRPQPPDQAMRRDDDRPAPRDDRPPPPRGDRPPPHPPGPFDLASRTLLLDAAGNAVVGARDISTQALSVPVQLDGKKIGELHLAPLPQLLGDLDRTFAQAQMRDALISGLIVLVAALLFALALAYWLLKPIRSLAHATRALATGDYGQRVVISRRDEFGDLASDFNHLASALEQNREARRQWGADIAHELRTPLSILRGEIQALQDGIRLPNAAALASLQAEGERLTSLIEDLYQLALADAGALDYRFAAVDLATLIAETIDLHAPGFADIGLALESHLPSTKTVRGDARRLTQLLDNLLANARRYTDAPGRIRLTLVEIGEVLQLSIDDTAPGVPPASLPLLFERLYRVDGSRNRTGGGAGLGLAICRAIVAAHDGQIEASASPLGGLRIDIRLPIQTR, encoded by the coding sequence ATGCGCCTGCGTTTGTGGTTACGCCTATTTCTGGTTTTTGCGACACTAAGTGTGGCCGCATTGGGCGGTTTTGTGGTCTGGCAACAGCACAGTTTTCGGCGTGGTTTTCGTGATTATCTCGATCAAGTCGCGCTGGATCGGCTCGGTAATGTCAGCACCTTGCTCGCCGCGCAATATGCGGTGCATGGCGACTGGGAATTCCTGCGCCATGATCCACGCCAGCTCAACCGACTGCTCGATCCCGATCGTGAACACGCCGATCCACGCCCACCGCCACCGCCTGCCGACGAGCCGCCACCGCGCGATGGCCGTCCGCAGCCGCCGGATCAAGCGATGCGTCGTGACGACGACCGTCCAGCGCCGCGCGATGACCGACCACCACCGCCACGCGGCGATCGCCCGCCGCCGCATCCGCCCGGGCCGTTCGACCTCGCTTCGCGCACACTTCTGCTGGATGCCGCAGGCAATGCGGTCGTCGGTGCTCGCGATATTTCCACGCAGGCACTGAGCGTACCGGTGCAGCTCGATGGAAAAAAAATCGGCGAACTGCACCTCGCGCCGTTGCCGCAATTGCTCGGCGATCTGGATCGCACGTTTGCCCAAGCGCAGATGCGTGATGCGCTGATCAGCGGTCTGATCGTGCTGGTCGCAGCGCTGTTGTTTGCGCTCGCGCTGGCGTATTGGCTGCTCAAGCCGATCCGTTCGCTGGCGCACGCCACGCGCGCACTGGCCACCGGCGATTACGGCCAGCGCGTGGTGATTTCGCGCCGCGACGAATTCGGCGATCTTGCCAGCGATTTCAATCATCTCGCCAGCGCGCTCGAACAGAATCGCGAAGCGCGCCGACAATGGGGCGCGGATATCGCGCATGAATTACGTACGCCGTTGAGTATTTTGCGCGGCGAAATTCAGGCGCTGCAGGACGGCATCCGCCTGCCGAACGCTGCGGCGCTGGCATCCTTGCAAGCCGAGGGCGAGCGGCTTACGAGCCTGATCGAGGATTTGTATCAGCTCGCGCTGGCTGATGCTGGCGCCCTCGATTATCGTTTTGCCGCGGTCGACCTGGCTACGTTGATTGCGGAAACCATCGACCTGCATGCGCCGGGTTTCGCCGACATCGGCCTCGCGCTGGAAAGCCATCTGCCGAGCACAAAAACCGTGCGTGGTGATGCGCGACGCCTCACGCAACTGCTCGACAATCTTCTTGCGAATGCGCGCCGTTACACCGATGCGCCGGGACGCATCCGGCTCACGCTTGTCGAGATCGGGGAAGTGCTGCAACTGAGCATCGACGATACCGCACCGGGTGTTCCGCCAGCGTCATTGCCATTGCTGTTCGAACGTTTGTACCGCGTCGATGGTTCGCGCAATAGGACCGGAGGTGGCGCGGGTTTGGGGCTGGCGATCTGTCGCGCAATAGTCGCGGCGCACGATGGGCAGATCGAAGCCAGCGCCTCGCCGCTCGGCGGTTTGCGCATCGACATTCGTTTGCCGATCCAGACGAGATGA
- a CDS encoding response regulator, protein MEPIRIALADDQALVRKGLSALLRDLGGIDIVIEAEDGESLLLQLAQTQVDVIVSDIRMPRKTGIEALRVLRERGDTTPLILLTTFDDSELMLAAVQAGAQGFLLKDAAPEDLHAAIKRVARGETLLQPVSLHSVRANWHDVSPESKRAHLTDRETSILRLIAGGYSNKEIARSLFLSEGTVKNYITDILLKLDSRDRTHAVLKAITQRLI, encoded by the coding sequence ATCGAACCGATCCGCATCGCGCTGGCCGACGATCAGGCGCTCGTGCGCAAGGGGCTCAGCGCGTTGCTGCGCGATCTCGGCGGCATCGATATCGTGATCGAAGCCGAAGACGGCGAAAGCCTGTTGCTGCAACTGGCGCAAACCCAAGTCGATGTGATCGTCAGCGATATCCGCATGCCGCGCAAAACCGGTATTGAGGCATTGCGTGTATTGCGCGAACGCGGTGATACCACACCGCTGATCCTGCTCACCACGTTCGATGATTCCGAGTTGATGCTGGCCGCGGTGCAAGCTGGCGCGCAGGGATTTCTGCTCAAGGATGCGGCGCCGGAAGATCTGCATGCAGCGATCAAGCGCGTTGCGCGTGGCGAAACTTTGCTGCAACCGGTCAGCCTGCATTCGGTGCGCGCCAACTGGCATGACGTTTCGCCGGAGTCAAAACGTGCGCATCTCACCGACCGCGAAACCAGCATCCTGCGTTTGATCGCCGGCGGCTATTCGAACAAGGAAATTGCGCGCAGCCTGTTTTTGTCCGAAGGCACAGTGAAAAACTACATCACCGATATCCTGCTCAAACTCGACAGTCGCGATCGCACGCATGCGGTGCTGAAAGCGATTACGCAGCGCCTGATCTGA